The Cardinium endosymbiont cEper1 of Encarsia pergandiella nucleotide sequence CCCAGTGGCCGCAACTTTTTTCATTAGCGCTTGATTTTTTGGCTACTTTTTTCTTGATAAAAAAGTAGCATAACAATGGCTAAGGAATGGCTTAGCCCTTATAGGCTAGCGCTTGACCCATATAAAGCAATTAAAAAAAAGAAACAACTATGGCAGGTAAATTTAATACATATAAATCTATTCATAAAGGGGTAGCAAATATACTATTTACAGCCGTTTATCTTTTATTTAGTGCAGAGATTTGTAGCTCTTCTCCTAAAGATAAACCAAGGAACGGAATAGGTAATGAATATATAGCAACACCTCAAGTCAAACAAACGAATAAGATAGAAGAGATCAGCGACGCTGAAGGTGAGGCAAACGATTTCAGCCAATTACATGAAGTACAAGATGATCTAGCAATAGATTCCGCACAGGATGATGAATCGTTTGATACAGATACAACTACTCCTTCTGTAGAACCATCAGAAGATTCTGTTGCTAAAGACGAATCAAAGGCGTCCGTAGTGGATACAACATCTAAGCAGGAGCAGAAGAAAGAGGGCTCTACTAGAGGTGTTGATGATCTTAGACCATCACCTGATGTTTTGGTAAAAGATGAATGTTCTGAGACACCTATAGATTCGAAAGTGTTACCGGAACGTCCGGAACGTAGACGTAGTAAATCAAAATCTAGATCTATCAAAAGTTCTGAGCATATACTGAATCTTTTACACACACTTTCAGATACAAATAAATTAGTTACATCGCTGCTACTAAATTCGGAAGTAAAACCGCAGCGTCCCAAACGTAGACGTCATAAATCAACTTTGCCAGTGAGAGTCGAAAAAGATAGTTCAAATAGTAGGTTATCTTCAAATCAGTCTAGTGATGCGAATACCTTTGTTCCACCACCTCCGCCTCCATTGCCTAGCGAAGATAATAGTCGACCATCTTCAAAATCATCTCTGCTTTCATCGTCTCCAAATGGTACTGTAGATAAAAATGAATCAGATGGTAGTCCAAATCAAGATCCTCGTGCAGATCTGCTAGAAGAGATTCGAGGCGGTGTTAAGCTTAGGAAGGTACCACAACAAGAAGGTGCAAGAAACCCTGTTGTACAACCTGAACAAAACTCCCTTGCAGCTGCCCTTGAAAGGGCTTTGAACGAAAGAAATAAGGCCATGCATTCTGAATCTGAATCTGATTCAGGTAGTGAATCAGAGCATGATGATGAATGGAATGGTTAGCAGAAAAAACCTTATCACCTAAACTAGGTTTACTTCTACCATCCAGTGGTCGTGTGCAAAGCTTCCAATATTTTTTTGCCACCGGCCACTAGGTTGAGTTGTTTGACAGTTTCTAGATCAGCCCATAGGTAATCGGTATGTTCGTGATTCAGCAGAATGGTATAGTCCGATGGCTGTGCCTTAGGCAATACCACTTTAAATAAGTGGAGTAGGTAATCCTGTTTGGGGTTAAAGATGCGGATACAAATCGTTTGGATAAAATTAGTCGCTTCTGGTAGTAGTAAGATATCTGTTTCTTCTTTTATTTCCCTTACTACTGCTTGAAGGGGCGTTTCATTTTTTTCTAGTTTTCCACCCGGCATGCACCATCGGCCGGCTACTGTTGGG carries:
- a CDS encoding WH2 domain-containing protein, whose protein sequence is MAGKFNTYKSIHKGVANILFTAVYLLFSAEICSSSPKDKPRNGIGNEYIATPQVKQTNKIEEISDAEGEANDFSQLHEVQDDLAIDSAQDDESFDTDTTTPSVEPSEDSVAKDESKASVVDTTSKQEQKKEGSTRGVDDLRPSPDVLVKDECSETPIDSKVLPERPERRRSKSKSRSIKSSEHILNLLHTLSDTNKLVTSLLLNSEVKPQRPKRRRHKSTLPVRVEKDSSNSRLSSNQSSDANTFVPPPPPPLPSEDNSRPSSKSSLLSSSPNGTVDKNESDGSPNQDPRADLLEEIRGGVKLRKVPQQEGARNPVVQPEQNSLAAALERALNERNKAMHSESESDSGSESEHDDEWNG
- a CDS encoding NUDIX hydrolase, which produces MYIEGFNPTKSIAICYIVCNGKVLLLKKNDVPTVAGRWCMPGGKLEKNETPLQAVVREIKEETDILLLPEATNFIQTICIRIFNPKQDYLLHLFKVVLPKAQPSDYTILLNHEHTDYLWADLETVKQLNLVAGGKKILEALHTTTGW